The following are encoded in a window of Nibricoccus aquaticus genomic DNA:
- a CDS encoding TIGR01777 family oxidoreductase, which yields MSLQTFSRSIRISRPASEVFAWHLRPGALERLMPPWERAEVVKHVGVANGARVVVKSKVGPFWPAWDVEHCDVIEDKQFRDVQISGPFKRWEHTHRIEAEGSAECVLTDEIIYELPGGVIGNAVAGGWVRRKLERLFTYRHEVTRADVELAFRYGAVRPMTFLVAGASGLVGGALVPFLKSQGHTVVRLVRREAAGAGEIFWNPAKGELDAAKLRGVDVVINLAGENVAGGRWTAARREAILSSRVAATRTLVSTIEKMKHRPFVLVSASATGIYGNRGEERVNEESMRGTGFLADVCKAWEKETGAAEALGLRAVALRAGVVLTPAGGALAKMLPAFRAGLGGKMGSGRQWMSWIGVEDFVGAIYHAVIDQRCGGPVNAVAPGAVTNAEFAETLARVLGKRAWLSVPAWTLKAALGQMAEEALLSGVRVEPARLDEARYEFRHGKLEDALRHVLGR from the coding sequence ATGAGTCTTCAGACGTTTTCCCGATCCATCCGTATCAGCCGGCCTGCGAGCGAAGTGTTCGCGTGGCATCTGCGGCCGGGGGCGCTGGAGCGGTTGATGCCGCCGTGGGAGCGGGCCGAAGTCGTGAAGCACGTGGGCGTGGCGAATGGTGCGCGGGTGGTGGTGAAGTCGAAAGTGGGGCCGTTCTGGCCGGCGTGGGATGTGGAGCACTGCGACGTGATCGAGGATAAACAATTTCGCGATGTGCAGATCAGCGGGCCGTTCAAGCGGTGGGAGCATACGCACCGGATCGAGGCGGAAGGATCGGCGGAGTGCGTGCTGACGGATGAGATTATTTATGAGCTGCCGGGCGGCGTGATCGGAAATGCGGTGGCGGGCGGCTGGGTGCGGCGGAAGCTGGAGCGGTTGTTCACGTACCGGCATGAGGTGACGCGGGCGGATGTGGAGTTGGCGTTTCGATACGGTGCTGTGCGGCCGATGACGTTTCTCGTGGCAGGAGCGTCGGGGCTAGTGGGCGGGGCGTTGGTGCCGTTTTTGAAATCGCAAGGGCACACGGTGGTGCGATTGGTGCGGCGCGAGGCGGCGGGCGCGGGGGAGATTTTTTGGAATCCGGCGAAGGGTGAACTCGATGCGGCGAAGCTGCGGGGGGTGGATGTCGTTATCAATCTGGCCGGGGAGAACGTGGCGGGCGGGCGTTGGACGGCGGCGAGGCGTGAGGCGATTTTGAGCAGTCGGGTGGCTGCGACGCGGACCCTCGTCAGCACGATCGAGAAGATGAAGCACCGGCCGTTTGTCTTGGTGAGCGCATCGGCGACGGGGATTTATGGGAATCGCGGCGAGGAGCGTGTGAACGAAGAGTCGATGCGCGGGACGGGATTTTTGGCGGACGTGTGCAAGGCGTGGGAAAAGGAAACGGGGGCGGCGGAAGCGCTGGGGCTGCGGGCGGTGGCATTGCGCGCGGGCGTGGTGCTGACGCCGGCGGGCGGGGCGCTGGCTAAGATGTTACCGGCGTTTCGCGCGGGGCTCGGTGGAAAGATGGGGAGCGGGCGGCAGTGGATGAGCTGGATCGGCGTGGAGGATTTCGTCGGGGCGATTTATCACGCGGTGATCGATCAGCGGTGCGGTGGGCCGGTGAATGCGGTGGCGCCGGGAGCGGTGACGAATGCGGAGTTTGCGGAGACCCTTGCGCGGGTGTTGGGGAAACGGGCGTGGTTGAGTGTGCCCGCGTGGACGTTGAAGGCGGCGCTGGGGCAGATGGCGGAGGAGGCGCTGCTCAGCGGTGTGCGGGTGGAACCGGCGCGGCTGGATGAGGCGCGGTACGAATTTCGACACGGGAAATTGGAAGACGCGTTGCGTCATGTGCTCGGGCGGTGA
- a CDS encoding cryptochrome/photolyase family protein produces the protein MKVSSTIIWFRQDLRLQDNAALQAALERGGAVVPVYILDEEGEGRWPMGGASRWWLHQSLKALDASLKERGSRLVVAQGKSLEVLRKLVKETGAGAVYWNRRYEPAVIARDKVVKASLAEHGLEVKSFNSALLNEPHTIVNKAGGPFQVFTPYWRHCLSLETAEEVVVKAKTFPAPERWPESVEIEALALLPTIPWDAGFYAAWTPGEAGAKKRLGYFLKKLAADYGEQRDLPGVDGVSRLSPHLHFGEIGPRQIWAAARAQGKESGVFPANAGVQTFLKEVGWREFAHHLLYHFPKTPVQPLREEFAEFPWASDPGGKKLKAWKRGLTGYPIVDAGMRQLWATGWMHNRVRMVVASFLVKHLRLSWTHGAEWFWDTLVDADLASNTLGWQWSAGCGADAAPYFRVFAPVLQGVKFDGGGEYVRQWVPELAKMPDAFLHAPWEAPEEVRLKAGVRLGENYPAPVVDHKTARDAALEAFKALKAERPA, from the coding sequence GTGAAAGTTTCCTCAACGATCATCTGGTTCCGGCAGGATTTAAGGTTGCAGGATAATGCGGCGTTGCAGGCTGCACTGGAGCGCGGCGGCGCGGTGGTGCCGGTTTATATTCTGGATGAGGAGGGCGAAGGGCGATGGCCGATGGGCGGGGCGTCGAGGTGGTGGTTGCATCAGTCGTTGAAGGCGCTGGATGCGTCGCTGAAGGAGCGTGGGTCGCGGCTGGTGGTGGCGCAGGGGAAGTCGCTGGAGGTTTTGCGGAAGCTCGTGAAAGAGACGGGCGCGGGGGCGGTGTATTGGAATCGTCGCTATGAACCGGCGGTGATCGCGCGGGATAAGGTCGTGAAGGCGTCGCTGGCGGAGCACGGGCTGGAGGTGAAGAGCTTTAACAGCGCGCTGTTGAATGAGCCGCACACGATCGTGAACAAGGCGGGCGGGCCGTTTCAGGTGTTCACGCCGTACTGGCGGCATTGCCTGAGTCTGGAGACGGCGGAAGAGGTGGTGGTGAAGGCGAAGACGTTTCCGGCGCCGGAGCGGTGGCCGGAGTCGGTGGAGATCGAGGCGCTGGCGTTGTTACCGACGATTCCGTGGGACGCGGGATTTTATGCGGCGTGGACGCCGGGTGAGGCGGGCGCGAAAAAGCGGCTGGGATATTTTTTGAAGAAGCTGGCGGCGGATTATGGCGAGCAGCGCGATCTGCCGGGGGTGGACGGGGTGTCGCGGTTGTCGCCGCATCTGCATTTCGGGGAGATCGGGCCGCGGCAGATCTGGGCGGCGGCGCGGGCGCAGGGGAAGGAGTCAGGCGTTTTCCCGGCGAATGCGGGCGTGCAGACGTTTTTGAAGGAGGTGGGCTGGCGGGAGTTTGCGCATCATCTGTTGTATCATTTTCCCAAGACGCCGGTGCAGCCGTTGCGGGAAGAGTTCGCGGAGTTTCCGTGGGCGAGCGATCCGGGCGGGAAGAAGTTGAAGGCGTGGAAGCGCGGGCTGACGGGTTATCCGATCGTGGATGCGGGGATGCGGCAGCTGTGGGCGACGGGGTGGATGCACAACCGCGTGCGGATGGTGGTGGCGTCGTTTTTGGTGAAGCATCTGCGGCTGTCGTGGACGCACGGGGCGGAGTGGTTTTGGGACACGCTCGTCGATGCGGATCTGGCGAGTAACACGCTGGGCTGGCAGTGGAGCGCGGGGTGCGGAGCGGATGCGGCGCCGTATTTTCGCGTGTTCGCGCCGGTGTTGCAGGGCGTGAAGTTCGATGGCGGCGGCGAGTATGTGCGGCAGTGGGTGCCGGAGCTGGCGAAGATGCCGGATGCGTTTTTGCATGCGCCGTGGGAAGCGCCGGAGGAGGTGCGGTTAAAAGCGGGCGTGCGGTTGGGGGAGAATTATCCTGCGCCGGTGGTGGATCATAAGACGGCGCGGGATGCGGCGCTGGAGGCGTTCAAGGCGCTGAAGGCGGAGCGGCCGGCGTGA
- a CDS encoding cryptochrome/photolyase family protein, which produces MNTDAEKKKRLNGGVRNLVVVLGDQLDAGGAALEGFDATTDAVWMAEVAEESTHVWSTQPRTALFLAAMRHFRDELRGRGWRVEYSEIGDKENSGSLAGELARAVRRLKPERMIVTQPGDWRVRAALEAVAAELGVMWEERADRHFLCSLEEFRTHAAGRKQLRMEFFYREMRRKHRVLLDANGEPEGGQWNYDPENRGSFAKSGPEGLRAPKRFPPDAVTRRAIADVERIFAKHPGRLEAFDWPVTRVQAREALEDFVKYRLERFGEFQDAIWLGEPWLFHSRLSAAMNLKLLDPREVIAAAEAAYRGGKASLASVEGFIRQILGWREYVRGVYWLHMPEYVERNALKAEEALPGFYWTGEVPMACLRDAIRQTLDLGYAHHIQRLMVTGLYSLMLGVKPQEIHAWYLAVYVDAVEWVELPNTLGMSQYADGGVMASKPYVATGNYIKRMSNACAGCRFDPAQSTGERACPFTTLYWDFLLRHERRLAANPRMGLQVKNLARLDAKAREAIQARAETIRKNGGVPPGAGAEARAKGNGQAELPGL; this is translated from the coding sequence ATGAACACTGATGCGGAAAAGAAGAAGCGGCTGAATGGTGGGGTGAGGAATTTGGTGGTGGTGCTGGGGGATCAGCTGGATGCGGGCGGGGCGGCGCTGGAGGGGTTTGATGCGACGACGGATGCGGTGTGGATGGCGGAGGTGGCGGAGGAGTCGACGCATGTGTGGAGCACGCAGCCGAGGACGGCGTTGTTCCTGGCGGCGATGCGGCATTTTCGCGACGAACTGCGCGGGCGGGGCTGGCGGGTGGAGTACTCGGAAATCGGCGACAAGGAAAACTCGGGAAGTCTGGCGGGGGAGCTGGCGCGGGCGGTGAGGCGGTTGAAGCCGGAGCGGATGATCGTGACGCAGCCGGGCGACTGGCGGGTGCGGGCGGCGCTGGAAGCGGTGGCGGCCGAGCTCGGTGTGATGTGGGAGGAGCGGGCGGACCGACATTTTCTGTGTTCGCTGGAGGAGTTTCGGACGCACGCGGCGGGGCGGAAGCAGCTGCGGATGGAGTTTTTTTATCGGGAAATGCGGCGGAAACACCGCGTGCTGCTGGATGCGAACGGAGAGCCGGAGGGCGGGCAGTGGAACTACGATCCGGAGAATCGCGGGAGTTTCGCGAAGAGCGGACCGGAGGGGTTGAGGGCGCCGAAACGGTTTCCGCCGGATGCGGTGACGCGCAGAGCAATCGCGGATGTGGAGAGGATTTTCGCGAAGCATCCGGGGCGTCTGGAGGCGTTTGACTGGCCGGTGACGCGGGTGCAGGCGCGGGAGGCGCTGGAGGATTTTGTGAAGTACCGGCTGGAGAGATTCGGGGAGTTTCAGGATGCGATCTGGTTGGGGGAGCCGTGGCTGTTTCATTCGCGGCTGTCGGCGGCGATGAATCTGAAACTGCTCGATCCGCGTGAAGTGATCGCGGCGGCGGAGGCGGCGTATCGCGGAGGGAAGGCGTCGCTGGCGTCGGTCGAGGGATTTATCCGGCAGATCCTCGGGTGGCGCGAGTATGTGCGGGGCGTTTATTGGCTGCACATGCCGGAGTATGTGGAGCGAAACGCGCTGAAGGCGGAGGAGGCGCTGCCGGGGTTTTATTGGACGGGGGAAGTGCCGATGGCATGTTTAAGGGATGCGATCCGGCAGACGTTGGATCTCGGATACGCGCACCACATCCAGCGGCTGATGGTGACGGGGCTTTATTCGCTGATGCTCGGGGTGAAGCCGCAGGAAATCCATGCGTGGTATCTGGCGGTGTACGTGGATGCGGTGGAGTGGGTGGAGCTGCCGAACACGCTGGGGATGTCGCAGTACGCGGACGGCGGGGTGATGGCGTCGAAACCGTATGTGGCGACGGGCAACTATATCAAACGCATGAGCAACGCGTGCGCGGGGTGCCGCTTCGATCCGGCGCAATCGACGGGGGAGCGGGCGTGTCCATTCACGACGTTGTACTGGGATTTTTTGCTGCGGCATGAGCGGCGGCTGGCGGCGAATCCGCGGATGGGTTTGCAGGTGAAAAATCTGGCGCGGCTCGATGCGAAGGCACGGGAGGCGATCCAGGCGCGGGCGGAGACGATCCGCAAAAACGGCGGCGTGCCGCCGGGCGCGGGAGCAGAGGCGCGGGCGAAGGGGAACGGGCAGGCGGAGTTGCCGGGGCTGTGA